In Pirellulales bacterium, one DNA window encodes the following:
- a CDS encoding TIGR00282 family metallophosphoesterase, which yields MRILLIGDIVGKPGRHIVCRALHPLVERERLDLVVANAENAAGGSGLTPAIFHELIAAGVDVVTLGDHIYRRAEVFDVLQTDAHIVKPANYPAEAAGREYAVVKARNGVSCAVFSLLGRVFMRPVDCPFKAADRVLAALPDDAKVILLDFHAEATSDKQLMGRYLDGRVSAVLGTHTHVPTADECVLSGGTAFQCDVGMTGPYESILGRQINRVLETTLTFTPTAFDVATGDVRLSGSIVDIDESTGRATAIRRLLLRESELNQ from the coding sequence ATGCGGATACTGCTGATTGGCGACATCGTGGGCAAGCCGGGGCGGCACATTGTCTGCCGGGCCCTCCACCCTCTGGTGGAGCGTGAACGGCTCGATCTGGTAGTGGCCAATGCAGAGAATGCGGCCGGCGGGTCGGGGCTTACCCCTGCCATTTTTCACGAACTGATTGCCGCTGGCGTCGACGTGGTCACGCTGGGCGATCACATTTATCGTCGGGCAGAAGTGTTCGACGTGTTGCAAACCGACGCCCACATCGTCAAGCCAGCCAACTATCCGGCGGAGGCTGCCGGACGCGAGTACGCCGTTGTGAAAGCTCGCAACGGCGTTTCCTGTGCCGTGTTCAGTTTGCTGGGGCGCGTCTTTATGCGTCCGGTCGATTGTCCGTTCAAAGCGGCCGATCGAGTTTTGGCGGCATTGCCCGATGATGCCAAGGTCATCCTGCTCGATTTTCACGCCGAAGCCACCAGCGATAAACAATTGATGGGCCGCTATTTGGATGGCCGCGTTTCGGCCGTGTTGGGCACGCATACCCATGTGCCAACCGCCGATGAATGCGTTTTATCCGGGGGAACTGCTTTCCAATGCGACGTGGGCATGACAGGCCCCTACGAAAGCATTTTGGGCCGGCAGATCAATCGGGTATTGGAAACCACGCTGACTTTTACTCCCACGGCGTTTGACGTAGCCACCGGCGACGTACGTTTGAGCGGCAGCATTGTGGATATCGATGAATCCACCGGCCGCGCCACCGCCATCCGCCGCCTGCTGCTGCGGGAAAGTGAATTGAACCAATAG